One Thermoplasma volcanium GSS1 genomic window carries:
- the vat gene encoding VCP-like ATPase: MDNSSGIILRVAEANSTDPGMSRVRLDESSRRLLDAEIGDVVEIEKARKTVGRVYRARPEDENKGIVRIDSVMRNNCGASIGDKVRVRKVRTEIAKKVTLAPIIRKDQRLKFGEGIEEYVQRALIRRPMLEQDNISVPGLTLAGQTGLLFKVVKTMPGKVPVEIGEETKIEIREEPASEVLEEVSRVSYEDIGGLSEQLGKIREMIELPLKHPELFERLGITPPKGVILYGPPGTGKTLIARAVANESGANFLSINGPEIMSKYYGQSEQKLREIFSKAEETAPSIIFIDEIDSIAPKREEVQGEVERRVVAQLLTLMDGMKERGHVIVIGATNRIDAVDPALRRPGRFDREIEIGVPDRNGRKEILMIHTRNMPLGMDEEQKNKFLEEMADYTYGFVGADLAALVRESAMNALRRYLPEIDLDKPIPTEILEKMVVTEEDFKNALKNIEPSSLREVMVEVPNVHWDDIGGLEDVKREVKETVELPLLKPDVFKRLGIRPSKGFLLYGPPGVGKTLLAKAVATESNANFISIKGPEVLSKWVGESEKAIREIFKKAKQVAPAIVFLDEIDSIAPRRGTTSDSGVTERIVNQLLTSLDGIEVMNGVVAIGATNRPDIMDPALLRAGRFDKLIYIPPPDKDARLSILKVHTKNMPLAPDVDLDSIAQRTEGYVGADLENLCREAGMNAYRENPDATQVSQKNFIDALKTIRPSIDEEVIKFYKSISETMGKSVSEKRKELQDQGLYL, encoded by the coding sequence ATGGATAACAGCAGCGGTATAATACTCAGGGTTGCCGAGGCAAACTCAACAGATCCAGGCATGTCTAGGGTTAGGCTTGATGAATCGTCTAGGCGCCTGCTCGATGCCGAGATCGGCGATGTAGTAGAGATCGAGAAGGCCAGAAAAACTGTAGGCAGGGTATACAGGGCCAGGCCGGAGGACGAGAACAAGGGGATAGTAAGGATAGACAGTGTAATGAGGAATAACTGCGGCGCTTCCATAGGGGATAAGGTAAGGGTCAGAAAAGTAAGGACAGAGATAGCCAAGAAAGTAACGCTTGCACCCATAATACGTAAAGATCAACGCTTAAAATTTGGCGAAGGCATAGAGGAATACGTCCAAAGGGCGCTTATAAGAAGGCCAATGCTCGAACAGGACAACATAAGCGTCCCAGGTTTAACGCTTGCAGGCCAAACCGGACTTTTATTTAAGGTTGTAAAAACTATGCCTGGCAAGGTACCAGTTGAAATCGGAGAAGAGACAAAGATAGAGATAAGGGAGGAACCTGCCTCTGAAGTATTGGAGGAGGTATCTAGGGTTAGTTATGAAGATATAGGAGGTCTCTCAGAACAGCTGGGCAAGATCAGGGAGATGATCGAGCTTCCATTAAAGCATCCTGAACTATTCGAAAGGCTGGGCATTACACCTCCAAAGGGTGTTATACTATATGGGCCTCCTGGAACTGGAAAAACCCTTATTGCTAGAGCTGTTGCAAATGAATCTGGGGCCAATTTCCTGTCCATAAACGGACCGGAGATAATGAGTAAGTACTATGGGCAGAGCGAGCAAAAGCTGAGAGAGATATTCTCAAAGGCAGAAGAAACAGCCCCATCTATAATATTCATAGATGAAATAGATTCGATTGCACCCAAGAGGGAAGAGGTACAGGGGGAGGTCGAAAGAAGAGTAGTTGCACAACTCCTTACTTTGATGGACGGTATGAAGGAACGCGGTCACGTAATAGTCATAGGTGCAACCAACAGGATAGACGCAGTGGATCCAGCGCTGAGAAGGCCAGGAAGGTTCGACAGAGAGATCGAAATAGGAGTTCCAGACCGCAATGGCAGAAAGGAAATCTTAATGATACATACCAGAAACATGCCTCTAGGCATGGACGAGGAGCAGAAAAACAAGTTCCTTGAGGAAATGGCTGACTACACCTATGGATTTGTAGGAGCTGATCTTGCCGCCCTCGTAAGGGAGAGTGCAATGAACGCCCTAAGGAGGTATCTACCGGAAATCGACCTAGATAAGCCGATACCTACAGAAATATTGGAAAAAATGGTTGTTACTGAAGAAGACTTTAAGAATGCATTGAAGAACATTGAACCAAGCAGCCTCAGAGAGGTAATGGTCGAAGTGCCTAACGTACACTGGGATGACATAGGCGGTCTCGAAGATGTTAAGAGGGAGGTAAAGGAAACTGTAGAATTGCCGCTTCTAAAGCCAGATGTGTTTAAGAGATTAGGAATAAGGCCGTCGAAAGGTTTCTTGTTATACGGTCCGCCCGGAGTTGGAAAGACGCTGTTGGCCAAGGCGGTTGCCACAGAGAGCAACGCTAACTTTATATCTATTAAGGGCCCGGAGGTATTAAGCAAGTGGGTAGGAGAGAGCGAGAAGGCTATAAGGGAAATATTCAAGAAAGCAAAGCAAGTCGCCCCTGCTATAGTATTCCTCGATGAAATAGATTCTATAGCGCCAAGGAGAGGTACGACAAGCGACTCAGGCGTCACTGAAAGGATAGTTAATCAACTCCTAACATCGCTCGATGGCATAGAGGTTATGAACGGAGTTGTAGCCATTGGGGCCACGAATAGGCCGGATATAATGGATCCAGCACTGCTTAGGGCTGGAAGATTTGATAAACTTATCTACATACCGCCACCGGACAAGGACGCACGCCTCAGCATATTAAAGGTACATACCAAAAATATGCCGCTCGCGCCGGATGTCGATCTGGACAGCATTGCCCAAAGGACAGAGGGCTACGTGGGTGCAGACCTTGAGAACCTATGCAGGGAAGCAGGTATGAATGCCTATCGAGAGAACCCAGATGCAACTCAGGTTTCACAGAAGAACTTTATTGATGCCCTTAAGACTATAAGGCCATCCATAGATGAAGAAGTAATAAAGTTCTACAAGAGCATCAGCGAAACCATGGGCAAATCGGTATCGGAAAAGAGGAAGGAGCTTCAGGATCAGGGACTGTATCTGTGA
- a CDS encoding PRC-barrel domain-containing protein, protein MMDFYSRLIEKPVMSSSGEIIGHVKNFSIDEKWNIVTMIASPASKKYENLPTDDDGNFLIPMANVNVGKDAIVVMNIESIKRSVKQDQGIDPQWFHQ, encoded by the coding sequence ATGATGGACTTTTATTCTAGGCTAATAGAAAAACCAGTCATGTCAAGTTCTGGAGAAATTATAGGGCATGTTAAAAATTTTAGCATAGACGAGAAATGGAATATCGTAACTATGATCGCTTCTCCAGCCAGCAAAAAATATGAAAATCTTCCCACTGATGATGATGGCAATTTCCTAATACCTATGGCGAACGTGAACGTAGGGAAGGACGCCATAGTAGTAATGAACATAGAATCAATTAAGAGGTCTGTGAAGCAGGACCAAGGGATTGACCCGCAATGGTTCCATCAGTAA
- a CDS encoding metal-dependent transcriptional regulator — translation MKTITKKERDCLIMIKEFKNSVFPVRLKDLSGMMNIKPPSVLEILNRLEEKGLIKKDRGMIALTIDGEEEYKRIVTVHRTLEVLYSRSGIDADEACKKIGNFDFLVDYDDAKKISNALGNPKKCPHGKEIQV, via the coding sequence ATGAAGACAATAACTAAAAAGGAGAGAGACTGCCTTATCATGATAAAAGAGTTCAAGAATAGCGTGTTCCCTGTAAGGCTCAAGGACCTTTCCGGAATGATGAATATTAAGCCTCCATCTGTTCTTGAAATTTTAAATAGGCTAGAGGAGAAGGGCCTTATAAAGAAGGATAGGGGGATGATCGCTTTAACGATCGACGGTGAAGAAGAGTATAAAAGAATAGTAACGGTTCATAGAACTCTTGAAGTTCTTTATTCCAGGAGCGGCATAGATGCCGATGAGGCCTGCAAAAAGATTGGAAATTTTGACTTTCTTGTCGATTATGACGATGCAAAGAAAATATCCAATGCCCTTGGAAACCCTAAGAAATGCCCCCATGGAAAAGAAATACAAGTATAA